AACGCACTGTCTTTGGAGGTATCTAAACCAAATTCCCAGTCGATACTCTCACCACTGAAGCTATCATCAAGGTACAAAGGATTTTTTGGATCAATCACTTTCGAGAATGCTAGAGCGATGCTGCTAgccatttttctaattaaatggtcaGGACTCTCCAGCCTACCTGCAAGAGGTCAAACAACATTTAAAAGGGAAGAAACAGTAACCTTATTGCCATTGAAACTAGTAAGTGGACAAAAATATACAGCTAACTCCTTGAAGAATTGAGTGCATCACATCCTTAGACTTATCCAGTTCCTCTTTAGACATCTGCTCCAGTAAAAGGCCTACTGCTGCAGTAACATCTGAACGAAAATCAAGGTAATACATAATGCCAAATGTAATACAATATTACTTTGGTCCTCAAAATTCGGGATACGTTTTGTCTGGTAAAAGTTTAACGCATGCAATAGGCACTCAATCTATAGGAACTATAACAGCATTTCCAAGAAGATGGAAGAGAGGTTCCGTTATTTCATTCTTTTAACGTAGACCAGCAGTCCTCCATACTGAGAACCATCACTAGATATATCACAACAAATAATAAGAGGATACAAACTTGCTGCTCCAATGACACTGATCGAACAAACTCCTGCTTGGACCATACTACCACCAGACTTTGCAGTGTAATCGGAAGATGTTGTGACACATGATTTGAGACTTGTGAATCAGGATTAGGAGGGCATCCAAATACAGCAAACTGAAATATCCAATGCAGGCACCGAACAGGTAGTACTTTCCAAAGTAGAAATTTGTCCAGAAACAATGTCCTGAGTCcccaaaaaaattacacaattgACATGTGGCATTAtgcaaatcatcataaaaataaaacaattctataACTTTCACTGAATTCCAGGTGCAATCTAAAACCATAACCAGGGAATCGCATCAAACTTCTCTTATACAGAAATCTTTACTGCAGGTAGGTGTCTGCCTGTATGTAAGGATTTGATGTAGTCCAATGGCAATTTCTCTTGATAGCTAAAGTTATAGATGAAACACTACAATAGCCCATCACATCAACAGGCATGTAAGAGACAGATGGACTGCAGCAAGTTAAAAGCGCTTCCTGGATTTGGAGAGGTTTTGGAGTTTGGATGAAGACAGCCGGATAATATGACAAAAATCTACTTATGTCAAAGCAATAACAATGATAAACAACTTGCATACCGAACGGAATTTTGATTATAGAACAGATTGTGAAACAATATCCAAATGAACCAGTAAGCTTCAGTGTCATTTATACGCTCAGTAGCAAGCCCACGTAAAAGCTCTTCTGAAATTCTTTCGACAGCATAggaatcttttatattttccatcatctttatccaaaactggGACCCTGGATCTGATTCAAATACATGTGCTCCAATAGTTGTTCCATTTGATAACAATAACCCTCGGATGTGACTAAGTATCCGAGGAACCACTTCACTTGCCAAAACATCTGCCCAAAAAGAAATCCAGTACTCTATTGTCAAATCTCCAGTCCACTGGACACCATTTGTGAAAGGAAAGACACAATTATGTATTAACATTGCAAATACAATGAACTAAGAATAAGTCAGATAGCATACTCACAAGAATAATATCTGACTTTTACGATGGCATAATATTGTGTGACATAAAGGAAAACAGTACTATCTAACAAAGAATTTGGCAATGTCTAGTGCCCAAATTCTCCAGTGTTTATATTTGTGGAAAGTTCAAGACAATGTCTGGTTGAACTTGGATCTAGAGTGTTACACATATTTAAGAATCTTCGAATAGCATAGTCTAATCACTTCCAAATGCAACTTAAGTGGGTAATGACTCTTAGGTCCATAACTCTTTTTCACCAGCAATTCAGATCAGAATGGGTAAGCCCATGAACAAAGACCTCCACAGCAGAAGCTCCAACAATGAGACGGAATTGATAACATCGACAAAGATGATATACATCAAAGTGAATTCAAACCATTGTAGGAGTACAATCTATTCACTTATACATAAGCAAGTTGCAGTTGCATCACCCAGTCACTTAGGTTTTTGTTGTTGGTGGCAGAAGCTCTGCTACATAAGAACAAAACTCTCTTTCACTCTAAACATGAGAAAACAAAACATGCAGAGCTTAAGTATGTTACTGACCTGTAAATCCTCGACGACAAATGCGAGCAAATGTCTCCCCAGTAAAATGAAAGGCACCATGCATCTCACTCTTGTCAACAGTCCTTCCAGGATCTGTTATCGAATCTCTTCCATCAACTCCACAGAGAAGCTGAGTAATTATCTGCCTGAAGAAAATGCTTTAACTCTCTTGTAAAGAACAAACACATCAAAGGAGGATCAAATAAGTTCTGCTCCAAAATCACTTAACCGATGTATTTAATATGGTGAAATCATTAGGTAAGGTTCCAATtagtaagaagaagaaaccaCATAGGCAAGCAAACTCAACATCGGGAATAGCAGAACAAAGGATACTGTGCTGAAAGAGAAGGTGGAGCTTTGAACTGTGCTTTGTCAGGCACGGATGCTATAAGCTGCGCCACCCTCGATATGAGAGGCTGGAGTTGTTCATGAGATGAACCTTCCCTTTGTGATTTAGCAAACTCTGTAGCAATACGGAGCACTCCGGTGCTTTCAAGCAAGAAAAGCACTATTAATCTGTCAAGAGAATAAAATGTTATATTCACTGCATTGTTGGCATTGTGTTCCTCAGATTCAAATGTCCTTAATAATGGCTTGGAAAGACAAAGTTATACAGGTTGATATAATTATCCTTTCCACTTTATTAAGTAAGAGACAAGGGCCTTCGCTCACACCTCTGGATATTCGAGACAATCGCATTGACATCAAGACCAGCACTGCTGTCTAGTTGTAGACGAGGAATCAGAGTCTGGACCACCTCGGTGGCAAGTCCATCCACAAAGAAAACATCATATACATGCTTCTGTGCAGTAAAGGGAAAGCAAGCGAGCCAGTCCGAGGCAACATCTGACCAGATAACAGTTACAATCAAAACTAGCAGGTGTGTATGAATGATAAGTCTCTGACAAGGATAAAATTTGGGGGATCATGTAAAGATAAGGAAGAATTTTGGGTTCATCAACTCAAGCATCAAGTATGCCACTTCCAACACCAATTTAAAGAAGCGCAACCTCAATAGTAATCACATGTCTAATCAAACAGTAAAACGATGTGACAATGAATCATGGCTCCAATGACAAAGTGCACAGGATCAACACAGAAGCGACAACTAATCTGCGAGAGGAAAGGAGACTCCAAGTCCTTTCCTGCCTTGTGTGGGGGTGAGATGGCAGTTTTTTGAGGAATAAAGCACAACGAAAAACCATAACATGCAAAACAACATGCTACCGAATAATAGGACTCTAGCTAAAGCTGGAAATGCAGCTCCACGGTAGAACGCCTGCCACCAATCTTCTCTCTCATTAGCGGAAGGAATCTTAATCCCGAGAAcctacataaaaaaagaaaaaaagcagcCAACATCACATTAATTGAAGCTAAAACCCCATAAGAAAAGTCAGGTCTGAACAAAAAACTAAAGCAGCCCAAGCAGCCACCTGATCTCTGTATCCTTCATCAACAACGCCTGCACATCAAAACACAAAACAGTAAGCACCACACAACTCCACTCACCAACTCTAGAATGACTACAAATGATAGAAAAGAGACAAGCCCACAAACACTGTTGCCAAGAAAAACGCAATCAGCTCATTCATGTCATCTAGCACACCACAGAAACCAAAGACcacacaaaaagtaaaaaagaataaaacactGCAAACAGAAGCAACCCAAATGAAGTCGAGAGTCCAGCAGCAGTCCCATGTCTCGAAGAGTGAAGGACATTCGAGTCCTCCAACGTTATACGATATATAAAAATCATAGGCAGAAACGAACAAAACAGTAAAACATCACACAACTCCACTCGCCAACTCTAGGATGACTACAAATGGTAGAAAAGAGAGAATCCCACAATCACTGTTACCAAGAAAAACGCAATCAGCTCATTCATGTCATCTAGCACACCCACAGAAGCCAcagaccaccaaaaaaaaaaaaaaaacactctaAACAGAAGCAACCCAAATGAAGCTGAGAGTCCAGCAGCAGTCCCATGTCACGAAGAGCAAAGGACATTCAAATTTTCCAACGTTATACAATACAGAAAGATCATAGGCAGAAGCGAACGAGATAGGGACCTGCGAGAAGAGAGGAATCAACGGGGAAGAGAAGGACGGCGAGGGAGTGGAGGGCGCAGATCACTTGGTCCACGTGCTTCGCCTTCTTTATGGCTGCGATCGCCTCGCTCGTCTTCTCCAGCAACTCCGCCTCCATCGCcgcaccaccgccgccgtcgctgCTCACGGCGTTCCGGAATTTGAGAAAATGGTGACGGCTTCTCGAAGTCTATAACATAACCCGACCGCGAAAGCGGTTACCCGACCACCGATGTGGACCCCGCAGTCGGACCCGGTCCAGAAAATTGGCAAGCGGTTCGAGTCACAATCTGGACCGGGACTAAagcaatcttttatttttttggcaaacgcaggtataaaataaaaaaaaataaaggcatGTTTTgtaactattttgttttttagctttaaaataatttttttattctattttcatgtataaatttctgaaattttgaaaacGTTTGATAattacccaaattttttttttcgaaatagaaatcttttatgatgatccataatttttttttgtaacttagaatttcttttaatttttatatttttattatatttttctctttttctttgcctcTTATTCTTTTCTAATCAGTTGCCGGATCTCACCCAGCTAGTTCTCTTGTTGTCATGGATGACTAGCGATGAGGAAAtaggaagagaaaggaaaaaaagaaaaaaaaaaaaaaaattgacttgacTTTGGAGTTATTCCCAAGGATAAGGAAGTTTTTTTAcaactttttgattttgtttcaaaacggattttttttttttcaaaaacaaaagaataaaatcaagcATTATTTAGTCTAATTATCAAACAAGTCTTAAACATCACATCACAACTTTATCACTAAGTAAAACATAAGATAATTCTCTAGGAGGGGCCCGACAtgcatgattgatttttttgctttttctttttttatttaaattctgcttattttgtggaaaaaaattggaaaatatttctctaaaaataacaatttgaattaattattcatttgaaaaatatttttattataaacaaaaacatgttttttttgtgaaaaatgaaataatttttccttaatccatttttataagatataaacaaccattttaaaaaaattaattcatcaattttCCGCTAAAAAATGCACCCTTAATTAAAATCTTCTAGTATATGTaattcaattttgttttgtccAACACGCTCAAAACTTTCTTAATATCGACATATAAATTcacataaattaatattttagattttggctCAATTCCTATCCAACTTGAAACTAAACCAATTAATTGGTTTTGGTGATTTCCTAAGGAACCGATCCCAATCTCAATTCCTAACCAATTCAGTTCTTGATTTTGTAAAAGATGATCGTTCGGATCAAATCGACGCATAAgttaagattttttaattttaaaaaacaaatcttaattagtaattttttaaggagaaattaaagaaaaaaattcactgGTTCCAGGACCGAGCAGggcggttcccaattccataaaTCAAAACCGATCCGATTCTGGATGTAGAAATCGACCCATCTTGAAACCGATCACACGTATCTCTGGTCACTAATCAGGGTTTAAGATCCGGCCCGGATCGGGTAACCCGAAAACCGGCGATTCAAGTGAAAATCGGCGATCGAAACCGTTATACGAAAAACCCCCGCTAAGATTCCGCCTCCTCCCTTCTCCCTCCCCATCTCtccatggcggcggcggcagtggcAGTGGCGGAGACCCAGCGGCAGCCGCGcccgggcggcggcggcttcCAGGCGCACGGCCTCACCGAGGAGGAGGCCCGCGTGCGGGCCATCGGCGAGATCGTGAGCGCCATGGTGGACCTCTCCCGCAAGGGCGAGACCGTCGACCTCAACGCCCTCAAGTCCGCGGCGTGCCGCAAGTACGGCCTCGCGCGGGCCCCGAAGCTCGTGGAGATGATCGCGGCGCTCCCGGAGTCCGACCGCGACGCGCTCCTCCCGAAGCTCAAGGCGAAGCCCGTCCGCACCGCCTCCGGcatcgccgtcgtcgccgtcatGTCGAAGCCCCACCGGTGCCCGCACATCGCCACGACCGGGAACATATGCGTGTACTGCCCCGgggggcccgactcggatttcgAGTACAGCACGCAGTCCTACACTGGCTATGAGCCGACGAGCATGCGCGCGATTAGGGCTAGGTAAGCGCGTCGTGTTTGGTCTCGTCGTATTCAAAGTTGGTATCTTTATCTGTGTACTTATGGTCCATGATCATTTCGTCATTCAATCACTGATTCGTTCTTATAGTTGTTGGCAATCAGAGCAGTTAAAAAGGAGTAATTCGTTATTATAGTTGTTTTGGTGCTGCAGTTTGTTCTGCATTCCAAAATTATGAAGATTATTTGTGGTCCATGATCATTTCGTCATTCATACTGTCAATCAGAGCAGTATAATTCGTTCTTATAGTTGTTGGTGCTGTGTTCTGCATTCCAAAATTATGAAGATTGTGGACTAGTTGTAAAGTGAGTGTGAGCTAATGCACTGTCATTTGCGAAAACCTTATACCTTTAATGTGGGTTTTCAGGTATAATCCGTATGTCCAAGCCAGGGGTAGGATAGATCAGCTTAAGCGGCTGGGTCACAGCGTTGATAAGGTTTGCTTTGCGGGCTCTGATAAATTACATTGTCCTGTTTGTAGTTGCGAAAGTTCCCATTTGGTGTTCTGTTGTGATGTAGCTTTTATATGCCTTGTTTTGGGTGTCAGGTGGAGTTCATATTGATGGGCGGCACTTTCATGTCTCTACCAGCAGATTATCGTGATTACTTCACCAGGAATCTTCACGATGCTTTATCAGGACATACTTCAGCCAATGTTGAAGAGGCAGTTTCCTACTCAGAGCACAGTGCAGTGAAGTGCATCGGCATGACCATTG
The nucleotide sequence above comes from Eucalyptus grandis isolate ANBG69807.140 chromosome 2, ASM1654582v1, whole genome shotgun sequence. Encoded proteins:
- the LOC104429449 gene encoding telomere length regulation protein TEL2 homolog isoform X1, translated to MEAELLEKTSEAIAAIKKAKHVDQVICALHSLAVLLFPVDSSLLAGVVDEGYRDQVLGIKIPSANEREDWWQAFYRGAAFPALARVLLFDVASDWLACFPFTAQKHVYDVFFVDGLATEVVQTLIPRLQLDSSAGLDVNAIVSNIQRLIVLFLLESTGVLRIATEFAKSQREGSSHEQLQPLISRVAQLIASVPDKAQFKAPPSLSAHIFFRQIITQLLCGVDGRDSITDPGRTVDKSEMHGAFHFTGETFARICRRGFTDVLASEVVPRILSHIRGLLLSNGTTIGAHVFESDPGSQFWIKMMENIKDSYAVERISEELLRGLATERINDTEAYWFIWILFHNLFYNQNSVRTLFLDKFLLWKVLPVRCLHWIFQFAVFGCPPNPDSQVSNHVSQHLPITLQSLVVVWSKQEFVRSVSLEQQVYVTAAVGLLLEQMSKEELDKSKDVMHSILQGVSCRLESPDHLIRKMASSIALAFSKVIDPKNPLYLDDSFSGESIDWEFGLDTSKDSALPASNGRIKGSHETKTSVGTVDTNEFNDTATDGQDSNLKDERKKLSEYKMIDPDEIIDPASLELERESDYDNYENVSESSDASSDSSLEPYDLTDDQTDLKRRFSQLVDVVAALRKTDDVDGVEQALEVVEKLVRASPDELKYVASDLVRTLIQIRCSDVAVEGEEDSAEEKRQRALVALVVSCPLQSLETAHKLLYSPNVDVSQRIMILDIMTEAAEELAKAKIMRLKHQTGPLVSITSESRPWFLPSSAGPAGAGSWKEVAGTGSVLNLSSMGTENVPNWSTHYERELPPKPGQMKRGKTRRWSIKSTNMQEEQIDVSQNKFPVYAAAFMLPAMQGFDKKSHGVDLLGRDHIVLGKLIYMLGVCMKCTSMHPEATVLAPPLLDLLGSREVCHHSEAYVRRAVLFAALCVLIALPPSFVASALVEGKAEISKGLEWVRTWAIQVVESDPDRECYTLAMSCLQRHAEMALQASRVLESTAETAVKSKNISLPSDLSKGIIKIPRGIRGSIEF
- the LOC104429449 gene encoding telomere length regulation protein TEL2 homolog isoform X2; the protein is MEAELLEKTSEAIAAIKKAKHVDQVICALHSLAVLLFPVDSSLLAGVVDEGYRDQVLGIKIPSANEREDWWQAFYRGAAFPALARVLLFDVASDWLACFPFTAQKHVYDVFFVDGLATEVVQTLIPRLQLDSSAGLDVNAIVSNIQRLIVLFLLESTGVLRIATEFAKSQREGSSHEQLQPLISRVAQLIASVPDKAQFKAPPSLSAHIFFRQIITQLLCGVDGRDSITDPGRTVDKSEMHGAFHFTGETFARICRRGFTDVLASEVVPRILSHIRGLLLSNGTTIGAHVFESDPGSQFWIKMMENIKDSYAVERISEELLRGLATERINDTEAYWFIWILFHNLFYNQNSVRTLFLDKFLLWKVLPVRCLHWIFQFAVFGCPPNPDSQVSNHVSQHLPITLQSLVVVWSKQEFVRSVSLEQQVYVTAAVGLLLEQMSKEELDKSKDVMHSILQGVSCRLESPDHLIRKMASSIALAFSKVIDPKNPLYLDDSFSGESIDWEFGLDTSKDSALPASNGRIKGSHETKTSVGTVDTNEFNDTATDGQDSNLKDERKKLSEYKMIDPDEIIDPASLELERESDYDNYENVSESSDASSDSSLEPYDLTDDQTDLKRRFSQLVDVVAALRKTDDVDGVEQALEVVEKLVRASPDELKYVASDLVRTLIQIRCSDVAVEGEEDSAEEKRQRALVALVVSCPLQSLETAHKLLYSPNVDVSQRIMILDIMTEAAEELAKAKIMRLKHQTGPLVSITSESRPWFLPSSAGPAGAGSWKEVAGTGSVLNLSSMGTENVPNWSTHYERELPPKPGQMKRGKTRRWSIKSTNMQEEQIDVSQNKFPVYAAAFMLPAMQGFDKKSHGVDLLGRDHIVLGKLIYMLGVCMKCTSMHPEATVLAPPLLDLLGSREVCHHSEAYVRRAVLFAALCVLIALPPSFVASALVEGKAEISKGLEWVRTWAIQVVESDPDRECYTLCHVSNVMLRWPFKLHGY